One window from the genome of Bacillus tianshenii encodes:
- a CDS encoding DUF3992 domain-containing protein has protein sequence MGKGCCPDRPIVKDELCANWEATCNADYNLLWEADNDVIKPFGTVTILVENSCDGVEIFVNGTASGNKIASITEGESFSKTISNLRSVYVRCLGGTGNICCGKLCMTVHYKRC, from the coding sequence ATGGGTAAAGGCTGTTGTCCGGATCGTCCAATTGTGAAAGATGAGTTATGTGCAAACTGGGAAGCTACTTGTAATGCCGATTATAACCTTCTTTGGGAAGCAGATAATGATGTTATTAAGCCTTTTGGAACTGTTACAATATTAGTAGAAAACAGCTGTGATGGTGTTGAAATCTTTGTAAACGGAACTGCATCAGGTAATAAAATCGCTTCCATTACTGAAGGTGAATCGTTCTCAAAGACTATTAGTAACTTGAGATCTGTGTATGTCAGATGCTTAGGTGGAACTGGAAATATCTGCTGCGGTAAGCTTTGTATGACTGTTCACTATAAGAGATGCTAG
- a CDS encoding FapA family protein, with product MNKSITSKGKTVDEAVDNGLRELGVSREEVDVEVIEEGKARFLHFASKGAVVKLTQKKQMAHTFQFQREEHQSELDEPTSVAWVEDGKILWQHDGKTSPQIVIPPEIDIYKNDTLVNDTKLSLHDGDLVRYESGKVNEETKFEIYLNEQKTKAFLKVMPGFECMYALKKMEPSRVLKLEITEIKKPYLTLTEQMIQSAIEEEGIVFGIKREMFKQACATQDEGEFLIADGIDPVQGTNGWLEYKVKINESTEMKEREDGTIDFRDTRHIPTVKEQELIAVIHPPKKGTSGKAVTGEEVPPQPVKAIKVQQGEGVEIVESSGEVFAKVAGRPSIENRLRSILVEVLPKLEHRGDVNIESGNLNFYGDIEVYGNVDENMVITANRDLVVRGTTSKSELTAGRNMVLHGNVIGTKVVCGKRQQVMASQAETLEAINQELRHFDLAVEQLLKNPAFQSGSFENTGISAVAKLLINNKFAHLVEIVKEFSKGIQNEEELFSPKWKEVADRLTQAFVHKKEEHLKEIQDLYQFIEDIELLYEAATTPPEEKMSVILPTALNSDIFCAGDVTVTDQGCYNTSIHAIGKIKINGFLRGGSVFASERAEIHEAGSKGGVPTRITVPKDGAIYMHQVMADTTIRIGHQSFKFTKKQQNIHARLDEDGRITLA from the coding sequence TTGAACAAATCAATTACTTCCAAGGGAAAAACAGTTGATGAAGCGGTTGATAATGGATTAAGAGAGCTTGGTGTATCGCGTGAAGAGGTTGATGTTGAGGTGATTGAGGAAGGGAAAGCTCGCTTTTTGCATTTTGCTTCTAAAGGAGCCGTTGTCAAACTAACTCAGAAAAAGCAAATGGCCCATACATTTCAATTTCAGCGAGAAGAACATCAGTCTGAGCTGGATGAGCCTACTAGTGTAGCGTGGGTTGAAGATGGAAAGATCCTTTGGCAGCATGATGGCAAAACCTCTCCGCAAATCGTAATTCCTCCTGAGATTGACATTTACAAAAATGATACGCTTGTGAATGATACGAAATTATCCTTGCATGATGGAGACTTAGTTCGTTATGAATCTGGTAAGGTAAATGAAGAAACGAAGTTTGAAATCTATTTAAATGAGCAAAAAACAAAAGCTTTCTTAAAGGTGATGCCAGGCTTTGAGTGTATGTATGCCCTCAAAAAAATGGAGCCTAGTCGTGTTCTAAAGCTTGAGATAACAGAAATTAAAAAACCATACTTAACGCTTACTGAGCAGATGATTCAAAGTGCGATTGAAGAAGAAGGAATTGTTTTTGGGATTAAGCGTGAAATGTTTAAGCAAGCTTGTGCTACACAAGATGAAGGTGAATTTTTAATTGCCGATGGTATTGACCCAGTCCAAGGTACAAATGGCTGGCTTGAGTATAAAGTGAAAATAAATGAAAGCACAGAAATGAAGGAACGTGAAGACGGAACGATTGATTTTCGTGATACTCGTCATATTCCAACAGTTAAAGAGCAAGAGCTTATCGCTGTTATTCACCCACCTAAAAAAGGGACTTCAGGTAAAGCTGTAACAGGTGAAGAAGTACCACCTCAACCTGTTAAGGCAATTAAAGTTCAGCAGGGAGAAGGCGTGGAAATAGTCGAAAGCAGCGGAGAAGTTTTTGCGAAGGTAGCCGGAAGGCCTTCGATTGAAAATCGTTTACGATCAATTTTAGTCGAAGTTCTACCGAAGCTTGAACACCGTGGCGATGTGAATATTGAATCAGGTAATCTTAATTTCTATGGAGATATTGAAGTATACGGTAATGTTGATGAAAATATGGTAATTACAGCAAATCGCGATCTCGTCGTACGAGGAACTACGTCGAAATCAGAGCTGACAGCAGGCCGTAATATGGTATTGCATGGAAATGTGATTGGAACGAAGGTTGTTTGCGGAAAACGCCAACAAGTGATGGCATCACAAGCTGAAACGCTTGAAGCAATCAATCAAGAATTACGACACTTTGACTTGGCGGTTGAACAATTATTGAAGAACCCTGCTTTTCAGAGTGGCTCTTTCGAAAATACAGGAATTTCAGCTGTAGCTAAGCTGTTAATTAATAATAAATTTGCACATTTGGTAGAAATCGTGAAAGAATTTTCAAAAGGAATACAAAATGAAGAAGAACTCTTCTCACCAAAATGGAAAGAGGTTGCCGACAGGTTAACACAGGCTTTTGTTCATAAGAAAGAAGAGCACCTTAAAGAAATACAAGACCTGTACCAATTCATTGAAGACATCGAGCTGTTATATGAGGCAGCGACCACACCTCCTGAAGAGAAAATGTCTGTCATCCTTCCAACAGCTCTTAACAGTGATATCTTTTGTGCTGGCGATGTAACGGTAACCGATCAAGGCTGTTACAATACGAGTATTCATGCTATTGGTAAAATAAAAATAAATGGTTTTTTGCGTGGAGGTTCGGTATTTGCATCTGAACGAGCAGAAATTCATGAAGCAGGGAGTAAGGGTGGCGTACCAACACGCATTACTGTTCCGAAAGATGGAGCCATTTATATGCATCAAGTCATGGCAGATACAACGATTCGCATTGGGCATCAAAGCTTTAAATTTACGAAAAAACAACAAAATATTCATGCAAGGTTAGATGAAGATGGAAGAATAACACTTGCTTAA
- a CDS encoding DUF1360 domain-containing protein, whose translation MGIFMLVFASFRLTRLIVYDTITAFLRKPFHEFIEEKDEEGHVETYLKVKGSGLRYWVGELLSCYWCTGMWSTMFLVGGMWQFPVVFEPIILILAIAGAAAILETFVNQLL comes from the coding sequence ATGGGAATTTTCATGCTTGTGTTCGCGAGCTTTCGATTAACAAGGTTGATTGTCTACGATACGATCACAGCTTTCTTGCGAAAACCGTTTCATGAATTTATCGAAGAAAAAGATGAAGAGGGTCATGTAGAGACGTACTTAAAGGTAAAAGGCTCGGGCCTTCGTTATTGGGTTGGGGAACTACTAAGCTGTTATTGGTGTACAGGAATGTGGAGTACAATGTTTTTGGTAGGAGGAATGTGGCAGTTTCCGGTAGTCTTTGAACCGATTATTCTTATATTAGCAATTGCTGGTGCTGCAGCAATCCTGGAGACATTTGTAAATCAGTTATTATAG
- a CDS encoding YjcG family protein — protein MKYGIVIFPAKKLQDTANSYRKRYDPHYSLIPPHLTVKEPFEAEDDEIKKLAKELRTISKKVNPFSFQVYKVKSFHPTTNTIYLAVRADEELSKLHEMTHSGSFKTEKTFTFVPHITIGQKLSDQEHSDVLGRFEMMDMNHEETIDRFHLLYQLDNGSWTVYETFHLGEDL, from the coding sequence ATGAAATATGGAATCGTAATTTTTCCAGCGAAAAAACTACAAGATACTGCAAACTCCTATCGCAAACGCTATGATCCGCATTATTCTTTAATTCCACCACATTTAACAGTGAAAGAACCTTTTGAAGCGGAAGATGATGAAATTAAGAAGCTTGCAAAAGAACTGCGTACCATTTCAAAAAAAGTAAACCCTTTCTCATTTCAAGTGTACAAAGTAAAGTCATTTCATCCGACTACAAATACCATTTACCTTGCAGTGAGAGCAGACGAGGAATTATCAAAGCTTCATGAAATGACCCACAGTGGAAGCTTCAAAACAGAAAAAACATTTACGTTTGTACCACATATTACAATCGGCCAAAAGCTTTCTGATCAGGAGCATTCCGACGTCCTTGGACGCTTTGAGATGATGGATATGAATCATGAGGAAACGATCGACCGCTTCCATCTACTCTATCAGCTTGATAATGGTTCTTGGACTGTATATGAGACATTTCACCTTGGAGAGGATCTCTAA
- a CDS encoding DUF3992 domain-containing protein gives MDTNRLLPRHCIKVDKVYDWISHQTTLKLSEFLKPKNVKDEICANFCIPKDEEPRILWKADEHINPSGTLTVCLEQGSIEVFVNGELLFSLNQGESRSITLCSLRSLEVRCVDEIEKCAGRFTIDLHYEVYDFKDVQSVKCILTDKDGNPVNPLDEGAVICEEVSDPEDREEVNITLPNQKTATLQKVEVLIRGFIVIETSTKNGKKKKTCPIPFHSLETFILCAPKGTSVECEITKFTCKALLIPIHSDKAGCKEIIISITLCQSIQTIAQVKVELEGMVCKPREEILASFCPSKQFPEDCPIVFK, from the coding sequence ATGGATACGAACCGGTTACTTCCAAGACACTGTATCAAAGTTGATAAGGTGTATGACTGGATTTCCCACCAAACGACACTTAAGTTATCCGAATTCTTAAAACCCAAAAATGTAAAAGATGAAATCTGTGCTAACTTTTGTATTCCTAAGGATGAAGAACCGAGGATATTGTGGAAAGCAGATGAACATATTAACCCCAGCGGCACGTTAACAGTCTGTTTAGAACAAGGAAGCATTGAAGTATTTGTTAATGGAGAGCTTCTTTTTTCACTGAATCAAGGAGAATCCCGCTCGATCACCTTATGTTCTTTGCGTTCCTTAGAAGTTCGGTGCGTTGATGAAATTGAAAAATGTGCCGGGCGATTTACAATTGATCTTCACTATGAGGTGTATGATTTTAAAGACGTACAAAGTGTGAAGTGTATACTCACTGATAAAGACGGAAACCCTGTTAACCCACTAGATGAAGGGGCTGTTATATGCGAAGAAGTGTCAGACCCCGAGGATAGAGAAGAGGTTAACATTACGCTTCCCAATCAAAAGACAGCAACATTACAAAAAGTAGAGGTGTTAATAAGAGGCTTCATTGTTATTGAAACAAGTACAAAAAATGGTAAAAAGAAAAAGACATGTCCAATCCCATTTCATTCATTGGAAACCTTTATCCTTTGTGCTCCAAAAGGTACCTCTGTTGAGTGTGAAATCACTAAATTCACATGTAAAGCGCTCTTAATACCTATTCATTCAGATAAGGCAGGCTGCAAAGAGATCATCATATCAATCACTCTATGTCAAAGTATTCAAACGATTGCACAAGTCAAAGTGGAATTAGAAGGAATGGTTTGTAAACCACGAGAAGAAATTTTGGCAAGCTTTTGTCCCTCTAAACAATTTCCAGAGGATTGTCCCATTGTCTTCAAATAA
- a CDS encoding phosphatidylglycerophosphatase A: MRKRVHSREVEAAAKSLLHERGVTLDAIADIVYQMQKPYNEDLKIETCLESVSAVLEKREIQHAVLVGVELDKLAEKNMLSEPLQSIVETDEGLFGVDETIALGAVFGYGSIAVTTYGHLDKQKVGIIKELDTKSGEGVHTFLDDLVASIAANAASRLAHRTRDREEELRDEEIQKRDKEERIG; the protein is encoded by the coding sequence TTGAGAAAGAGAGTGCACAGTCGTGAAGTAGAAGCTGCTGCAAAAAGCTTACTGCATGAGCGTGGGGTAACACTTGATGCGATTGCAGATATCGTGTACCAAATGCAAAAACCTTATAATGAAGATTTGAAGATAGAAACATGTCTGGAGAGTGTAAGTGCTGTTCTTGAAAAGCGTGAAATTCAGCATGCTGTGTTAGTAGGAGTTGAGTTAGATAAGCTTGCTGAAAAAAATATGCTTTCTGAGCCGCTTCAATCAATTGTTGAAACAGATGAAGGGTTATTTGGAGTAGATGAAACAATCGCACTTGGTGCTGTGTTTGGCTATGGAAGCATTGCAGTTACGACATATGGTCATCTAGACAAGCAGAAGGTAGGGATTATTAAAGAACTTGATACAAAGTCAGGAGAAGGCGTTCATACCTTCTTAGATGACCTTGTTGCCAGCATTGCAGCCAATGCAGCCAGCCGCCTCGCGCACAGAACGCGAGACCGTGAAGAGGAGCTGCGCGATGAAGAAATTCAAAAACGTGATAAAGAGGAACGAATCGGTTAA
- a CDS encoding esterase family protein, with protein MDRGKIVEDRFHSKALDEEVELITYFPPSYSPLYKYHIVVAQDGRDYFNLGRLATTADKLYNEREIANAIIIGIPYKDKYDRRDKYHPNGEKNSAYIRFLAHELAPYLDEKYTTYQMGYGRVLMGDSLGATVSLMAGLLYPNTFGNIVMHSPFVNEEIIEKVKSFPNPYLLNLYHIIGTGEDKVKTTDGTIKDFLTPNRQLSDVIEERGFDYFYEEFEGNHMWRYWQPDIARSLQHMLVYI; from the coding sequence ATGGATCGAGGTAAAATTGTTGAAGATCGTTTTCACAGTAAAGCGCTTGACGAAGAAGTAGAGCTTATTACTTACTTCCCCCCTTCGTATTCGCCACTGTACAAATATCATATTGTTGTCGCGCAGGATGGGCGTGATTATTTTAACTTAGGGCGACTTGCGACAACAGCTGATAAGCTATACAACGAAAGAGAAATTGCAAATGCAATCATTATTGGCATCCCTTACAAAGATAAATACGACCGACGTGATAAATATCATCCAAATGGTGAAAAGAACTCTGCCTACATTCGCTTTCTAGCCCACGAGCTTGCTCCATACTTGGATGAAAAATATACGACATATCAGATGGGATATGGCCGTGTACTAATGGGCGATTCACTTGGAGCAACAGTGTCACTTATGGCTGGATTATTGTATCCGAACACATTCGGTAATATTGTCATGCATTCACCATTTGTAAATGAAGAGATCATTGAAAAAGTGAAAAGCTTTCCGAACCCATATTTACTAAATCTCTATCACATTATCGGTACAGGTGAAGATAAAGTGAAAACAACGGATGGGACAATTAAAGACTTTCTCACTCCAAATCGCCAGTTAAGTGATGTGATTGAAGAACGTGGTTTCGATTACTTCTATGAAGAGTTTGAAGGCAATCACATGTGGCGCTATTGGCAGCCTGATATTGCCCGCTCCTTACAGCACATGCTTGTCTATATTTAA
- a CDS encoding GNAT family N-acetyltransferase, which produces MKVERVTTKKQLEDAYYVRTEVFVNEQNVPEEEEIDQFEEEADHFVLYDADKPVGAGRCRVVDNMLKVERICVMASHRSKGAGSLIMKACEEVATEKGIKALKLNAQTQAQPFYERLGYECTSTETFLDAGIPHVTMKKAL; this is translated from the coding sequence ATGAAAGTGGAACGCGTCACAACAAAGAAACAACTTGAAGATGCTTATTACGTCAGAACAGAAGTTTTTGTAAATGAACAAAACGTTCCTGAGGAAGAAGAAATTGACCAATTTGAAGAAGAAGCTGATCATTTTGTGCTCTATGATGCTGACAAGCCTGTAGGAGCAGGACGTTGTCGTGTCGTGGATAACATGCTGAAGGTTGAGCGCATTTGTGTGATGGCATCTCATCGCAGCAAAGGTGCAGGCTCCCTTATTATGAAAGCTTGCGAAGAAGTAGCCACAGAAAAAGGCATTAAAGCGTTGAAGTTAAATGCACAGACCCAAGCTCAGCCTTTCTATGAACGACTTGGCTACGAATGCACATCAACTGAGACATTTTTGGATGCTGGTATTCCTCACGTAACGATGAAAAAAGCATTATAA
- a CDS encoding CotO family spore coat protein translates to MANEKKSASNRPFLYIVQPEFEHSQSQMQEYVVKKNRVERNTENSMVIKVKKEDKNEPQEEQEAPSSLSNAKQSFQSMSLKERVDFLLSIPKNVPQVPCVLEVNGKPIEGIILEKFTESLSFKQKESGNTVELNWKEIDDVRMV, encoded by the coding sequence ATGGCGAATGAGAAAAAGTCAGCTTCGAACCGGCCATTTCTGTATATTGTGCAGCCTGAATTTGAACACAGCCAGTCCCAAATGCAAGAATATGTTGTGAAGAAAAATAGGGTTGAGCGCAATACTGAGAATTCTATGGTCATTAAGGTGAAGAAGGAAGACAAAAATGAGCCGCAAGAGGAACAAGAGGCACCATCGTCATTATCCAATGCAAAGCAAAGCTTTCAGAGTATGAGCTTGAAAGAGCGGGTTGATTTTCTCTTAAGTATTCCGAAAAATGTACCTCAAGTGCCTTGTGTGCTTGAAGTGAACGGAAAGCCGATTGAAGGCATTATACTTGAAAAATTTACAGAATCACTTTCATTTAAGCAGAAAGAGAGCGGGAACACAGTGGAGTTAAACTGGAAGGAAATTGATGACGTTCGAATGGTTTAG
- a CDS encoding DUF421 domain-containing protein, with protein sequence MEYGQTAIELVIGFIALFITTRLLGKSQITQITTFDFISALVLGELVGNALYDSNVDIFQVLFAIALWTILIYLIEVLTQKFKRTRHYLEGQPDIVIRKGKIERESLAKANLDINQLQHLLRSKDVFSLREVEYALLETDGTISVLKKSGNATPTRDDLNLPNEKVVLPVTFILDGEVIWDNVHSSGFDEKWLKGQIQTHGAANFAHVLYAEWKEGEALYVETF encoded by the coding sequence GTGGAGTACGGACAGACGGCAATTGAACTCGTTATCGGCTTTATCGCCTTATTCATTACCACAAGACTACTTGGAAAATCACAAATTACTCAAATTACAACTTTTGATTTCATCTCCGCCCTTGTTCTTGGGGAACTAGTCGGCAATGCGTTATACGATTCAAATGTAGACATCTTTCAAGTCTTATTTGCAATTGCCTTATGGACCATCCTAATTTATTTAATTGAAGTCCTTACCCAAAAATTCAAACGAACACGTCATTATCTTGAGGGGCAGCCTGACATTGTCATTCGAAAAGGAAAAATTGAAAGAGAATCATTAGCAAAGGCAAACCTAGACATTAATCAGCTTCAACACCTCTTGCGGTCAAAGGATGTATTTTCATTACGTGAAGTGGAATATGCACTACTTGAAACAGACGGTACGATCAGTGTCCTAAAAAAATCAGGAAACGCGACACCAACTAGAGATGATTTGAACTTACCAAATGAAAAGGTCGTCCTCCCTGTTACATTTATTCTCGATGGGGAAGTAATATGGGATAATGTTCATTCCTCTGGTTTTGATGAAAAATGGCTTAAAGGGCAAATCCAAACTCACGGAGCAGCGAACTTTGCACATGTGTTGTATGCAGAATGGAAAGAAGGGGAAGCACTGTATGTGGAGACTTTTTAA
- a CDS encoding MBL fold metallo-hydrolase, with product MEFREIKDSCWYFNSAVNIGYVRNGEKGMLIDAGLDQSTAKKVLKKLKQEELPLTHLFITHAHADHFGGAAFLQAQNDLYTMAPPLEEAILRYPVLEPMYLFQGNEPLPELRNKFLEGSPIRIDQVIDEGIHTVDGFSFECLILPGHSAYQAALLINDVLYAADSYFSTENLHKHKIPYITDAKKTIESLERVKSVSCKGAVPGHGVYEENFHETVQANIAYHLHIIESLRKILRTYENGCSQETIVRALCREWKVKIPHLSSWALFRTAVTAYVAYLFYAGEADITVHDYTLWVQLK from the coding sequence ATGGAATTTAGAGAGATAAAGGATTCATGCTGGTATTTCAATAGTGCAGTAAATATTGGGTATGTTCGAAATGGCGAGAAGGGAATGCTGATTGATGCAGGCTTAGATCAATCAACAGCGAAAAAGGTTTTAAAAAAATTAAAGCAGGAAGAACTGCCGCTTACCCATTTGTTTATTACGCATGCTCATGCGGATCATTTCGGGGGAGCGGCTTTTTTGCAAGCGCAAAACGACTTGTATACGATGGCTCCACCGTTAGAAGAGGCAATTTTGCGTTATCCCGTCTTAGAGCCGATGTATTTGTTTCAAGGCAATGAACCACTCCCAGAGCTACGAAATAAATTCTTAGAGGGTTCTCCAATTCGTATTGATCAAGTGATTGATGAAGGCATACATACAGTTGACGGGTTTTCTTTTGAGTGCCTTATTCTTCCTGGGCATAGTGCATATCAAGCAGCACTGTTAATAAATGATGTGCTGTACGCCGCCGATAGTTATTTTTCAACAGAGAATTTACATAAGCATAAGATTCCATACATTACGGATGCAAAGAAAACAATTGAATCACTTGAACGAGTGAAAAGTGTGTCATGTAAAGGTGCTGTGCCAGGCCATGGGGTGTATGAAGAAAATTTCCATGAGACGGTACAAGCGAATATTGCCTATCACTTACACATAATTGAAAGCTTGCGCAAGATTTTACGTACATATGAAAATGGTTGTAGCCAGGAAACAATTGTACGTGCCTTGTGTAGAGAATGGAAGGTGAAAATCCCACACCTTTCTTCTTGGGCCTTGTTTAGAACAGCTGTAACTGCTTATGTAGCCTATCTTTTTTATGCAGGAGAAGCTGACATAACGGTTCATGATTATACATTATGGGTTCAACTGAAATAG
- a CDS encoding EAL domain-containing protein yields the protein MNNLHLTYEEECRSIIENHNLTTVYQPIVSLNEAAVFGLEALTRGPINSELHFPIKLFSIAEQLNLLYPLEKCARESAIAKVHPHRKNQEKLFLNLSARVIHDPTFTPGQTIEMVQAHGLEPKDIVFEITERHAIDDFATFRKALNHYRNQGFQIAVDDAGAGYSSALAISELAPEYIKIDRGLIDGVSTSSVKESILEAFVTIAKRMNSYVIAEGIETTADLAKVIELGFDYGQGYLFARPGNPVQPVPLSVSDSIKQYHAQKNDKPIAVLASPAQTFSITTSLEAVKTFFSNKQIF from the coding sequence ATGAACAATCTCCATCTTACATATGAAGAAGAATGTCGATCTATTATTGAAAATCATAATCTTACAACTGTTTATCAACCAATTGTTTCTCTGAATGAAGCAGCTGTATTTGGTTTAGAAGCATTAACCCGTGGTCCGATAAATAGTGAGCTTCATTTTCCAATTAAGTTATTTTCAATTGCTGAGCAGTTAAATTTGTTATATCCATTAGAAAAGTGTGCTAGAGAATCAGCAATTGCAAAAGTCCATCCACATCGAAAAAACCAGGAAAAGCTTTTCTTAAATTTAAGCGCACGAGTGATTCATGACCCAACTTTCACACCTGGGCAAACAATTGAAATGGTACAAGCTCACGGCTTAGAACCAAAGGATATTGTCTTTGAAATTACAGAACGTCATGCGATTGACGACTTTGCGACCTTTCGTAAAGCATTAAATCATTATCGAAACCAAGGATTCCAGATTGCAGTGGATGATGCTGGGGCTGGTTATTCTTCAGCACTAGCGATCAGTGAACTAGCACCAGAATATATTAAGATTGATCGTGGATTAATTGACGGAGTGAGCACTTCAAGTGTGAAAGAGTCTATTCTTGAAGCTTTCGTAACAATTGCGAAACGAATGAATAGTTATGTGATTGCTGAAGGAATTGAAACGACAGCAGACTTAGCTAAAGTGATCGAACTGGGCTTTGACTATGGACAAGGTTATTTATTTGCACGCCCTGGGAACCCTGTTCAACCTGTTCCATTATCAGTATCGGATTCAATAAAGCAATATCATGCTCAAAAAAATGATAAGCCAATTGCCGTACTTGCTTCACCAGCTCAAACGTTCTCAATTACAACCTCACTCGAAGCAGTGAAGACTTTTTTTTCAAACAAACAAATATTCTAA